The DNA region CCTCTGCCGGGCCGTGGCATAGGTAGGATCCGCCAACTCTGACAGGGCACTTCAACGCCTGCCTAAAAACTACCAACTTGTCGCCGAGATAAAGCCCATCGTTTCTCACCTCCACTTTCCCAACGACAGCACTACTGCCTAGACGTAGTTTCCCCCCGCCTATTTCAAGCACTCTGCTGGGAGAGATTCTTATATGGAGGTCCACAAAGTATCTGGGTCTTTTAAAAAGTAAGAGAGGAGTCAGCGTTCAAATCCTCGATCATCCATCTCCATCCTCCTGTCGTCACCAACACTTACTAGGTGTAGATTTAAAATCTTAAACCTCCTTCTCGGAAGATCTCAGCCACGAAAGCTTGGGCAGGTCTATTTCTTTGCCGGTTTTTATAAGCGATACCACATTCCAGGTGATTACCCCTATTACGATGTGTTTACAGATCTTCCCACCCAAGGTGTTTCCCTCGCACGTGCACTTGGCACCGTAGTACCCAACGGCTGTGTAGTACCACACGTCGTGTCTTCTTTTGGAACGCACAGCGATTCTAACACCAGTTATCTCCCCGCCGCGCTCCACAAGTTCCACAATTTTTACAGTATCCGGCTTCACGTATAGGTATAGTTCTAGTACCTTCTCGTAACGTGACCCCAGCATCCTGGATAGGGCGTAAAGAAATTCCTTTACCCTTCCCTCAATCGGCGGTTGTTGCATTTACGAACTGTTCGTCTCCAGCAACTAGAGAAACCCTAGAGTGGGGAGAGGTGTCGCCAAACACTCTGAATTTGAAGCCGTCTACGTATCTGCCTACCACAAGCGCCCCCGCAACGTCGAGTATGCGAAGTTTGCCTCTGAGATCTATAAAACCTCTGGCAAGGCCTTCTGCGGTATACACAAGCTCGGCGGCGGAGCTACCGAGGCTCCTCCCTTTAAGTCCTAACTTCTTTATCACGGCACACGTCTTGTCAGGGAAGTTGTTGCTCAGTGCGGCGAATACTATGGTGCTCTTCACCTCTCTGCTCACTGGGCGGCCGTTTTTTCTGGCACCTACGCTGGGACCTGCTGTGTATACAACGCCGGCAGGAGGAATAGATACGGCGGCATATTCTAAGTCGGCCAATGTGCCTTCTCTGTGTTTCCCAGCTGCTAACGAGACGGAGAAAAATGGTATCCCAACTGCGTAGTTGAGAGACCCATCTAGTGGATCTAGCACAAAGATATAGCGCTCGTCTCCCCACCTGTAAACCCCCGCCTCCTCGGCGTATAGAACCCCGCCTTCGGCGAAGTTGCTCTTCAGCATCTTGTACACCAGCTCCTCAGTTGCTAGGTCAATCTCCCTTGTCACATCGTCGTCTTTACGGTATACGATTTCGGTCCCCTTTCCCGATCTGAAATGTTCTAATAAAAAGTGCGATGCGCGCACTACCACCGCCTCCAGCACGCCGAGCACGGCATCTGTAATACATTACTTAAATAATGTATTGGCTATAAAGCCCCCCATCAACCCTACCAACATGGAGAAGGTGAAAAAACGTCTTGTGATCGCGGCGGTCGGCGTTTTTTAAGCTTCTATTTTTATGTCAAGAAAAGAGTCCACTATCCTAGCGCCGGGTGCCTCTATTTCAAAATCTAGTATATAATCTACGTATTTTGCCACACTCGCCACCGCGTTTATGTAATCTACTACGTCGTTCCCAGCTATCCTTTCAACATCCCGCAGACCCGAGACCGCGAAAACTCTAGGCTTAAGGCGGCCTGAGTAAATTTCGTAAACCGTCTCTACAAGATCCTTAAAGGTAGTTGCTATTTTGACTTTGTTCTCGTCGAGATCTGCGGGTAGCGTTGTGGGAGGAAATAGCGAAAGGTAAAACAACTCGCGCGACTGGGCCACTTCTTGAAGTTTTCTTGCCAACGATCTTTTATCTTTTCCAAATACTCCCACTATTTGTGACTTGTAGAGCTCGTTGATGCCAAGAATTGCGGCATCTTCTTCGAGGGGGATTTTGGCTACCTGCGGCCTCTGGGGGGTGTAAATGTAGACAAGCCCAACCCCCTCTACGAAGTCGAACAAGTAGCGCTCGCTTGGCGGAGCAAATCGGGACTTAACAAGCTTAATATACCGGACTGTGTGCCCCAAGGCGTTCTCTTTGTAGCTTACTTTAACCAAGTTATCTGCTATGTAGAATATCTTTTTCGGTGTTCCCTCCACCACAGCCACCACTGGCATGTCCTTAGCAAGTTGGTAAAGGAAGCCGTGGACAAGCTCTTCTAGCTTCTCCTCTTGCGCCGCGATGCCTGTCACAGCGTCTACCACAAGCGCCTCGTACTCGTGTATGTGATCTGCGATAAACTTTGCGACGTTTCCCCTAAAGGCGCGGGGGAAGTCAAAAACGTAGAACTTCTCGGCCTTCGCTCCAACGCGCATAAATACTTCTTTCAAAATCCCGGGAGACTCGTTGGTACTAATCCAAAAAATTCTATTAGCGACCCTATCCGCCATCTTCGCTGCTACGCTAGTCTTTCCACTACCAGGTGGGCCGTACACCACAGTAAAACCCTTAGTCGCTACCTCCTGTAAAACAAACACAATATTATGCATAACGCAGTTTAAAAATACTCACCTGGATACCCGTGTCATTTTGCTACATGGAGCCGTGAATTGAGAGTATCAAGCATTCGGGAAACAAGCTTTTGGCTACCTACACAACTACATGGCGTGTGTTGCGGCCAGGTCTTATACCTGTATGTAATATTTGCGAGGAGCGACCCGATCATGCATGGACGGGAGGAGGTAATGTGCCGGGCCTACCGATCTGTCTTAGGTTGTGCGTGACTATAAGATAACTTTTAGTAGATCCTTGGGCTCGTCTTTGAGCGCAGATATGTAGAAAACCTCCTGGGCGCCCAGGGCTTGCGCTATTTCATCAGCCTCTATCTGAATTCCATATTCTTTTGCTAAGTCCATTTTATTTCCAACAATTGCAAGTCTCTTAAACGGCTTTATCCCCCTGTCTAGCAGTCCGCTGTATATCTCCACCAGCGAGCGCAGTGTGTAGTAGTCCAGAACATCGTACATAAAGACTGCCTTGTCTACGTAGAAGGTCCACATCCTTGCGAAGTTCTGAACAATCTCCAAAACGTACTGCCCCGGGACGTCTATGAGGTTAATTTCCCGGTTGGCTAGGTACAGCTTGTAGATGCCGGGCCTTAGAGTAACGGTAGGCCTTATTGAAAGTCCCATAAGCCGATACGCAAGTGTCGTCTTGCCGACGCCGCCGACGCCAAGAAGGACAACAATGTGGCGTTGCATTGACACACCTCTGTTGCTCAATAAATAAGTCTCTGTCCTCGTTGCGCCTCCATAGATATTACACAGTTATCTTTAAAAATACATGATAAAAAGCCTCCATGAACCCAGTAGCAAGACTGGTAGGGTGGATAATAGCATACGTAGTGGTGATGGCCGCCATCCAATTCCTATTTAGCTATGTAGCTAATATTTATAAACAGATAATGGACTACAAGATCTACGTAGACATATTGCTCTCCCTGTTCTTTGGCTGGCAGATCGTTAAGGCGTTTGCGGACATAATAGCGTTGCCGGTGGCTAAGAAGCAAGGTGAAACTGCGGGCAAGGCCGTGTCTAACCTAGTCAAGCTGATAGGCATTGGCGCGCTGGTGGCATCAATAGCCGGCGCAGTATCCGGAGGCCCCGCCGCGGCGGCGCTTGGCGGCTTCATAGGCCTAGTAATCGGCTTCGCCACACAGCAAGTACTAGGCCAGGCAGTAGCTGGGACTTTCCTCTTGCTAGCTAGGCCCTTCAAAATAGGTGACAAAATAGTGGGCGCAGGTCAAGAAGGCGTAGTAGAGGACATCAATGCCATGTTTACAGTTCTCAGAGACGCTGAGGGAAACAAAATACTAGTACCTAATAACAAGCTTGTAGGGGACATATTAAAAATCAAGAAATAGACAATAAACTATTTTTCCAGCCAGATTTCTACTTCCCAGTTTTCTCTTGGTACTACCACGGCAAGTGCAGGCTTTAAACCAAGCTTTTCAAGTATCTGTTGTCTTCTTTGTAACAGAAGACGCTTCTTCCTCAGTTTTGAGTCTTCAGGCTTTGCTGTGGTCTTAACCTCTACGTGGTAGATCGTACCTCCCTCCAAGAGGATAAAGTCCACCTGTCTTAACGTCTCTATAACCTCTGACACGAAGCCCTCGCCGCCCTCAAGCCGTGGGTATAGGAGTGAAGCGGCCTCTATATCCGCATTTGTAAAGCTATCAACTCCCTTCAGGTATATTGGGGCGGCTCCCTCGAGCACGAACTTCTTCAACTCTCCCAGCCCCACATACAAGAGGTATTCGTAGCTTCCGTCGGTATCTCTCCCGATGTACTTCACAAAGCCCTTGGGCGGATCTACATAAACTACGGGTTCTCCATTATCAACGGCAGGTACAAACCAAGACTTGTGTATAGGCCAAGTTGTTGAGACATGGCGCGAGTAGACCCCATCACGAGCTTCTGTGGGGAAGATGTTGCTACGGGGGCGGAGGTTTGAATATGAGTACATGCCCTCTAGCAACATCGCCACGGACTCCCCCCTCGCCGCTTTTCTGAAAAGAGACGCAAAGAGCCACTCTCCATAAAACCCAAGCTCCGGCCCTAAGGCCTCTAGTAGGTTTACCCTAATCAACGTGACCACTATGACCTTGATATTTTTACGCAACGCTCAACATGCAGCCGCTTTGCTTTTAATCTTCCTTTTGAGGTGCTGAAACGTCTCTATCATTTTCTGAAAGCTGTGCGCTAGGCGCCTCCCGTCCCGGTGAGGTACGTGAATTGGCTGGGGATCTACTCGTGAGGTACACAGAAGTGATGAGCAGATCTTGGTGCAAAGGTGGGACCCTGTCGCAGTCTATATACATTTATATATTGAATAGACTTGTCCCGTGCTTTCAAAACTTCTCGACCCAGAAAGCGTAGCAGTAGCAGGGGCGTCTCCAAAACAAGGCTCTGTGGGCTACGTAATTTTGGAGAACCTAGTAAATAGATTTGGAAAAAAGGTATTCCCAATAAATCCGAAATACGACGAGGTGGAGCTATGGGGCCGCGTGATTAAGTTCTACAAATCAATCTCCGAGGTGCCGGATCCCGTAGACGTGGTCGTGATAGCGACGCCGGCTCCCACCGTCCCCAAGGTGCTTGAGGAGGCGGGTATTAAAGGCGTTAAAGCCGCGGTGATTGTCAGTAGCGGCTTCTCTGAGGCAGGAAACACAGAATTGGAGAACTGGGTTAAAGCCGTGGCGAAGCAGTATGGTGTAAGAGTCTTAGGGCCGAACTGTATCGGCGTGTATAACGCCTACTCCGGCTTCGATACAGTTTTTCTCCCAGCAGAGAGAGCCGGCAGACCGCCGCCTGGCCCTCTTGCTTTGATTAGCCAGTCAGGTGCAGTTGCAGCGGCTATAATGGATTGGGCGGCGAGGAGGAGGCTGGGGTTAGGCTTTTTAGTTAACTACGGGAACAAGGCAGATATTACTGAAACCGAGTTATTAGAGGGTTTTGCGGCAGACGACCGGGTAAAAGTAATTACGATATATATCGAGGGGTTCAAATACCCCGGCGAGGCAAGGCAGTTTTTAGAAACTGCAAAGAAGATAGCGGCTAAGAAGCCTGTGGTGGCCTATAAGGCTGGTAGGGGCGGCGCCGCGCAGAGGGCTGTTAAGAGCCACACCGCAGCAATGGCGGGGTCGTACGAAATGTACCATGGCCTATTTCAACAAGCGGGCGTAATAGAGGCTTCGTCTGTCAGAGAGATGTTTGACATGGCTAAGGCCCTCGCCATGCAGCCCACCCCACGGGGAAGGCGGACTCTCGTCCTTACAGACAGCGGCGGTATGGGTATTCAAGCTGTGGACGCGCTGGAGGCTCTGGGGCTTGAGGTGCCTGAGATCCCGGAGAGCGTCGCCAAGGAGTTGAAGAGGGAGCTACTGCCTTTTGCCGCTGTGACGAACCCTGTCGATGTCACGGGGAGTACAACAGATGAGCATTACAAAATAGTCCTAGACGCGTTGCTGCCAACTCCGCTTTTTGACATGGCGCTTGTAGTCACGTTGATGCAAGTCCCTGGCCTAACAAAAAACTTAGCCGACTACCTAATAGATGCGAAAAAATACGGCAAGCCCATAGTCGTGGTGAACTTCGGCGGTAGCGAACTCGTACAGAGATTTGAAGAGGTGCTTGAGGACAACGGAATTCCGGTGTACCCCACTCCCGACAGAGCGGCTAAGGCGCTTTGGGCCTTGTATAAATATGGGGAAATAAGAAAGAGGTTATGACTCACCCAATTGTATCCCGGGCCTTGTCGGAGAGTAGGGGCAAGCTGAGAGAGGACGAAGCCCTTACTCTACTTAGGGCTTATGGCATACCTGTACCCGACTTCGCACTTGTGAAAAACGAGGAGGAGGCGGTGAAGGTAGCGGAGGCTATTGGATTCCCAGTCGTTGCCAAGGTTGTGTCGCCACAGATTGTGCATAAGACCGACGTCGGCGGCGTCGTAGTTGGCATAAATGACGCCCAGGGAGTGAGGGAGGCGTGCAGAAGGCTGAGGGAAGTGGTGAAGAGAGTGCCCTATGCAGAACTCGAGGGAGTGTTAATACAGAAGATGGTGCCAAAAGGCGTCGAGCTCATAGTAGGGGCTGTCTATGACGAAATATTTGGCCACGTTGTGGCTTTTGGCCTCGGCGGAATCTACACCGAGCTTTACAAGGATATTTCCATGAGGGTGGTGCCGGTTGATGTCGAGGATGTATGGGAAATGGTACGTGAGGTCAAGGCCTACCGCCTCTTAACGGGGTTCAGGGGGATGCCGCCTCGCGACATACCCGCCGTCG from Pyrobaculum arsenaticum DSM 13514 includes:
- a CDS encoding inositol monophosphatase family protein, encoding MLGVLEAVVVRASHFLLEHFRSGKGTEIVYRKDDDVTREIDLATEELVYKMLKSNFAEGGVLYAEEAGVYRWGDERYIFVLDPLDGSLNYAVGIPFFSVSLAAGKHREGTLADLEYAAVSIPPAGVVYTAGPSVGARKNGRPVSREVKSTIVFAALSNNFPDKTCAVIKKLGLKGRSLGSSAAELVYTAEGLARGFIDLRGKLRILDVAGALVVGRYVDGFKFRVFGDTSPHSRVSLVAGDEQFVNATTAD
- a CDS encoding RAD55 family ATPase codes for the protein MFVLQEVATKGFTVVYGPPGSGKTSVAAKMADRVANRIFWISTNESPGILKEVFMRVGAKAEKFYVFDFPRAFRGNVAKFIADHIHEYEALVVDAVTGIAAQEEKLEELVHGFLYQLAKDMPVVAVVEGTPKKIFYIADNLVKVSYKENALGHTVRYIKLVKSRFAPPSERYLFDFVEGVGLVYIYTPQRPQVAKIPLEEDAAILGINELYKSQIVGVFGKDKRSLARKLQEVAQSRELFYLSLFPPTTLPADLDENKVKIATTFKDLVETVYEIYSGRLKPRVFAVSGLRDVERIAGNDVVDYINAVASVAKYVDYILDFEIEAPGARIVDSFLDIKIEA
- a CDS encoding Rab family GTPase, yielding MQRHIVVLLGVGGVGKTTLAYRLMGLSIRPTVTLRPGIYKLYLANREINLIDVPGQYVLEIVQNFARMWTFYVDKAVFMYDVLDYYTLRSLVEIYSGLLDRGIKPFKRLAIVGNKMDLAKEYGIQIEADEIAQALGAQEVFYISALKDEPKDLLKVIL
- a CDS encoding mechanosensitive ion channel domain-containing protein gives rise to the protein MNPVARLVGWIIAYVVVMAAIQFLFSYVANIYKQIMDYKIYVDILLSLFFGWQIVKAFADIIALPVAKKQGETAGKAVSNLVKLIGIGALVASIAGAVSGGPAAAALGGFIGLVIGFATQQVLGQAVAGTFLLLARPFKIGDKIVGAGQEGVVEDINAMFTVLRDAEGNKILVPNNKLVGDILKIKK
- a CDS encoding acetate--CoA ligase family protein is translated as MLSKLLDPESVAVAGASPKQGSVGYVILENLVNRFGKKVFPINPKYDEVELWGRVIKFYKSISEVPDPVDVVVIATPAPTVPKVLEEAGIKGVKAAVIVSSGFSEAGNTELENWVKAVAKQYGVRVLGPNCIGVYNAYSGFDTVFLPAERAGRPPPGPLALISQSGAVAAAIMDWAARRRLGLGFLVNYGNKADITETELLEGFAADDRVKVITIYIEGFKYPGEARQFLETAKKIAAKKPVVAYKAGRGGAAQRAVKSHTAAMAGSYEMYHGLFQQAGVIEASSVREMFDMAKALAMQPTPRGRRTLVLTDSGGMGIQAVDALEALGLEVPEIPESVAKELKRELLPFAAVTNPVDVTGSTTDEHYKIVLDALLPTPLFDMALVVTLMQVPGLTKNLADYLIDAKKYGKPIVVVNFGGSELVQRFEEVLEDNGIPVYPTPDRAAKALWALYKYGEIRKRL
- a CDS encoding acetate--CoA ligase family protein, whose protein sequence is MTHPIVSRALSESRGKLREDEALTLLRAYGIPVPDFALVKNEEEAVKVAEAIGFPVVAKVVSPQIVHKTDVGGVVVGINDAQGVREACRRLREVVKRVPYAELEGVLIQKMVPKGVELIVGAVYDEIFGHVVAFGLGGIYTELYKDISMRVVPVDVEDVWEMVREVKAYRLLTGFRGMPPRDIPAVVDIVYKFSRLIEDNPEISEADLNPVIALEEGKGAYVVDARFILRISY